Below is a genomic region from Streptosporangium album.
CGGCAACCGTTCGACTACCGAGGTTATCCAGACTTTGACACGCCGAACTTCGGAGAGAAACGAATACTCCCGCAGCGGGAGGCGCGGCATCCGCCTGCCGTTTCGTGCACGACGTGGTCGCCGGCCGGAAACGGAGCAGATCCAATGGCTATGCAAGTGAGACATGTTGCAGGAACGGTCCTCTGGAGACTGTTAGGACTACCGGGAGGAGCCGCTGTCATGACCGCCCAACCTCACGCAACGTCCGGCTCGGCGATCGAGCGGCCGTTCACCGCTGTGCGAGCGGCACTACCGGCCGTCAACATGGCCGCGTTCGACGCCGAGCTCGCCCAGATCGCCCGTGCGCCCGTGGTGGACCTGACCATGTTGGACGACTTCCTCACCGGCTGGTGGTGTATCGCCATCAGAGCCGCTCAAGACAGTCAAGACTGGCAGCGCATGCACGCCGAGGCCGAGCAGATCCAATTCGGTCACCGCTCGACAGGAGTCCCGTTGGCCGAGGTCCTGGCCCGACGGGGAGACCAAATCTAGTGCCGCGTCAGAGAACGTTTGCCCTGTGTAGCGCTAATCGGCACCCATGGGGCGCAGGACGATCGTGAAACGCCCGATGCCGGACAGGCCGAGCGTGCCAGGATCACCCGTATGACTTTCGCCCCCAAGAGTTCCGCCGGGCAGGCGGACACCGCGGCCCCCACGCAGCCGTCGTGGATCCGTCCTGTTCCCGAGGGTTCCGCCGGGCTCGCAGAGCAGGCTGTGCTCAATGACTACGACAGCTTCGCCGAGGCGTACTCGGCCGAGAATGAGACCAGCCTCATCAACGCCTACTACGAGCGGCCCGCGATGCTGGATCTGGCCGGTGACGTGGCCGGCCGGCGGATCCTCGACGCCGGCTGCGGCTCCGGCCCCCTGTCCGCGGCACTGCGCGACCGGGGCGCCATCGTGACCGGCTTCGACTCCAGCGCCAAGATGCTGGAGCTGGCCCGGCAGCGGCTCGGCGACGGCGCGGCCCTGCACCTCGCCGATCTGGGCGGCCCGCTGCCGTTCCCCGACGCCGCGTTCGACGATGTCGTCGCGTCCCTGGTCCTGCACTACCTGGAGGACTGGACAGCACCGCTGGCCGAACTGCGGCGCGTGCTGACGCCCGGCGGCCGGCTGATCGTGTCCGTCAATCACCCCTTCGCCGACTACCTGCAGGCCGGTCCCGGCGCCAGCTACTTCGCGACCCGCCAGTCCTTCGATGAATGGACCCTCGGCGGGCACAGCGCCCTGATGAGCTTCTGGAGCCGGCCACTGCACGCGATGACCGGCGCCTTCACCGCAGCCGGTTTCCGGATCACCGTCATCAGCGAACCGTTCCCCGCACCGGGCGCCCGCGAACTGTTCCCCGACGTCTTCGCGGACAGGCCCTCGGGGGCCTTCCTGTGCTTCCTGTTCTTCGTTCTTCAGGCCGACTGACGCCGTATCAGGCCACGTTTGCCTTGGCGACGACGGCTCGGAGGCGGCGGTCGTCGGCATGGCGGTTCCGCCAGATCATGTAGCGGCGGATCATGCTGCCCTGCTCTTTATGACGGGCGTGGTCGGTGCCGTCCAGGGCGAAGTAGCGCAGGGCGGTGAACTGGGCCTCGATGCGGTTCAGCCAGGAGGAGTTGGTCGGGGTGTAGGCGATCTCGACGTTGCTGGCCGCCGCCTTGATGCGGCACTAGAGATCGGTCTACAAGCAGCCGCCCCACCCTCAGCCCCGCCCGATGCCTGTGACGACTGTCCCGCGCACGTTGCTTTCAGGCCTCGCGGGACGTCTTCGGAGAGGCTGACAGCACTACCGGCCGCCAGGAAAGGATCTCCAGGCGGCCGGGGGTTGTCTTAGCCGAGGTCGAACTCGCTGGCCTTCACACCGTTGACGAAGGCGTCCCACTCGGCAGGAGTGAAGAACAGCTTGGGTCCTTCGGGGTCTTTGGAGTCTCGTACGGCGATCAGATCGGTATGTCCGGCCTTGTGACCGGGGCCGTCGACGACGTCTTTGAGCTCCGCAACTTCGACGCAGTTTCCGCCGTTGTTGCCGCTGAAGCTTGACTTGTGCCACTGCGCCTTGCTCAGGTCCATTGTTCCTCTGCCGTTCTCTTGATGAGCTCTAGCGACATGCTTAGCGGGAGTGCCTCTATGCGGATGGCCTCGAACTGCTTTACGGCCGCCGCCACCTCATCCTGATCGCCGGTCGTCAGTCCGTGAATGGCTGTTTCCAAATACGCTACCTCGATGCCGCCTTCCATCGTGGCGATCGCGAACCCCGCCAGAATCCCCGTGCGCACGCAACCACGAGGGACGACCTGCACACTGACTTGCGCACTGGCGATCGCCACCAGATGCTCCAGCTGGTCTCGCACGATTTCAGGGCTTCCCACCAGGCGGTGTAGGGCCAACTCGTCGATCACGCATCGGAGGATGGGCGGCGGCGGACTCTCACGAGTCAGGATGGCCTGACGCTCCAGACGGGCTACTGTCGCTTCGTCGTCGCCCAGCAGAGCACGCGCATATGCCTTGGTCTGCAGCAGGCCAGGCATGACCATCGGCTCGTAGACCCGCAAGGTGACGGCGTCCTGCTCCTTGTCCACCCACTTCCCGAACCAGGAAGGAAGGGCCTGCCCCTTTCGCCAGTCGAGGAGACGATGCAGGGCACCGCCCGTGTTGAGAGCCCCGTCGCAGGTCTCGGCGAACTCCGGGCTGGCCGGAAGCTGGCCGGTCTCCACGCCGCTGATCAGCGACTCGCTGAAATGGATCTTCTCGGAGAGCTGGCCCTGGGTGAAGCCCGCCTTCTTCCGATAGTGACGCAGCTCCCGGCCCCATATCGCCTGAGGCGTATAGAGGTTTACCACCATGCCCTCCTTGCCGGAATTCAACAACGGGGGTGTGAATCCCAATGCTCGACGCTGGTAACCGTTTCACTACCAAGCGTAGCCATGTCTCGGCACCCTGAACATAGGAAATCCGAGACAGAGAGAGAATCCATGGAAGAGGCCCTCAAGGCGATCGCGGTACTGACCGAATATCGCTACACGATGGATCCGGACTTTTGCGTGCTGGGCGAGAAGTGGATACCACGCGCGGCAAAGAATGTGGCATCGGCTCGCCGGTTCGTGCGCGACCTGGCGGCCGACTGGAACACAGCGGAAGACACCCAGGAAATCGCCGAACTCCTGACCTCGGAACTCGTCACCAACGCGATCGCGTACGGCGCGGCAGACATTCCTGTCACTAGCACCATCCGCATCACAGTAGGCAGGGACAGCGAGATGATGACCGTGGACGTCTACGACTCCTGCACCGCGATTCCTCGCCTAAGACGGGCCACCCACATGGAGACCTCCGGCCGAGGCCTCCCCATCATCAAAGACCTATCCCACAACTGGGGCTGGACCCTCAACCCCTACGGCAAGTCCGTCTGGTTCCAGTTGCTCGCCTGGCCCTGAAATCCAAGAGGACGGAAGTGGTGACCCCAACCAACGTGGTCACCACTCACCACTCACCCCTCAATCCCTCGCGCCGTCGTCACATCAATCCGCCCGGTAACCGCCGCCGTGATCAGCGCCTGCTTTCGCTCGGCAAGGAGCTTAAGCTGACGGCCGATTCGGGAACGAAGCGAACCGGTCATCGCTTGCTGTTCCTTCACCCTTTTAACTACTTCACGCTGCTCAGAGAGTCCAGCATTCGGAATCGGCCATTCTTTGATTTCTTCGGTTTTCAAATTTGACATAGACTGAGAAGTCCCATGGGAGGCGGCCCCACAGAGATCCCGGATCCTCGTCCCCCGAGATGCCAGCACGATGAA
It encodes:
- a CDS encoding DUF6247 family protein, with protein sequence MTAQPHATSGSAIERPFTAVRAALPAVNMAAFDAELAQIARAPVVDLTMLDDFLTGWWCIAIRAAQDSQDWQRMHAEAEQIQFGHRSTGVPLAEVLARRGDQI
- a CDS encoding class I SAM-dependent methyltransferase, coding for MTFAPKSSAGQADTAAPTQPSWIRPVPEGSAGLAEQAVLNDYDSFAEAYSAENETSLINAYYERPAMLDLAGDVAGRRILDAGCGSGPLSAALRDRGAIVTGFDSSAKMLELARQRLGDGAALHLADLGGPLPFPDAAFDDVVASLVLHYLEDWTAPLAELRRVLTPGGRLIVSVNHPFADYLQAGPGASYFATRQSFDEWTLGGHSALMSFWSRPLHAMTGAFTAAGFRITVISEPFPAPGARELFPDVFADRPSGAFLCFLFFVLQAD
- a CDS encoding DUF397 domain-containing protein yields the protein MDLSKAQWHKSSFSGNNGGNCVEVAELKDVVDGPGHKAGHTDLIAVRDSKDPEGPKLFFTPAEWDAFVNGVKASEFDLG
- a CDS encoding helix-turn-helix domain-containing protein codes for the protein MNSGKEGMVVNLYTPQAIWGRELRHYRKKAGFTQGQLSEKIHFSESLISGVETGQLPASPEFAETCDGALNTGGALHRLLDWRKGQALPSWFGKWVDKEQDAVTLRVYEPMVMPGLLQTKAYARALLGDDEATVARLERQAILTRESPPPPILRCVIDELALHRLVGSPEIVRDQLEHLVAIASAQVSVQVVPRGCVRTGILAGFAIATMEGGIEVAYLETAIHGLTTGDQDEVAAAVKQFEAIRIEALPLSMSLELIKRTAEEQWT
- a CDS encoding ATP-binding protein; translated protein: MEEALKAIAVLTEYRYTMDPDFCVLGEKWIPRAAKNVASARRFVRDLAADWNTAEDTQEIAELLTSELVTNAIAYGAADIPVTSTIRITVGRDSEMMTVDVYDSCTAIPRLRRATHMETSGRGLPIIKDLSHNWGWTLNPYGKSVWFQLLAWP